The Nicotiana tabacum cultivar K326 chromosome 5, ASM71507v2, whole genome shotgun sequence sequence AACCGATAAGATTGATTCCTAATTTAAGATTGATTCCTAGTTAGATGCAGGTTGTCTGTTAGTTTGTGGTCTAATTGTCTACTATTATTAAAAACACGTATTCCTTTTGGTCCAAGGTATTATCCAAAGTGGAAGGATATAGACATGGTCTCTGACATTGTTATATTATCCACAGGCAACAACTTGTCATACGTCATGCGCTGTGTATAATTAAATGTACCTTTTttcgagaagttttattttttatcttgATACTAATGGTATTAggttcctttttattttttatctcatGCAatcttatataaaataaaaagaaaaagagtgattTGGACGTATTCTTGTTTCTGACGTGCATTTTTACCGGTAAATATCTAAATTTTGGTTTTAAATCCACCTAGAACTGCGTGCCACGCTAATCTACTTTAGTTTCATCTCCTCTACTAACAGCTGACTGCATCTTAATCTCCGTCAAAGTTCCATCATCCAAATATCAAGGtgcatattttcttcttctaaatTTTCGaggatttttctttaatttattctTTAACTCAATCACTATGTTACCATTTTACTCATTAATAGTAATTTGTTAGATTTCAATGGTGtatctttttcttttgaaaattttaGTTAGTTGCTTCTGAGTTACATTCGGATAaacataaaatatattaaaattaatttttgattTCCTTTATGATTTGTTTCGGAAATTGAAGAGCTAAGAAAAAGGGTCAAGATTTGAACTTTGGGGGAAGGGGATATTAGTTTCCTAGAATTGGTTAATTGGGCTACACTTTGAATCTTTGAATGGTGAATAAAACTGAGGAATTTGTAGAATCCTGGTATGTGACTTTAATATATTTAGATTGTACATGTTTGATCTTCAAATCATTTGTTTTAAACTTATGCATTGAGGCTGATTTTGTGAGACTACTAGggtaattttgcccaattgaaTAGACTATACCCTTACATATCAATAACGGTATCCTTATTTAGTCCTGCTTTGACTTGTTTGGTTAAGGAATtactccctctatttcaatttaCGTGACATAGTTTGACCGTCATGGGgtttaagaaagaaaggaagacctTTGAAACTTATCGCTTTAAACatgccataatatttgtgtggctgTAAAACTTATGAACTTGTAGTCTTAAACATGCCATAACATTTGCGTGGCTAAAAAGCTTCTTGTTAACTGAAAAATGAGAAGTTTAAGGTTAATTGTTTAcaaatatagaaatgtgtcattctttttggaacggattAATAGTATCACATAAACTGAAATGGATAGAGTACATTACATAGGACAAAGTGAACTAGGCAAAgagctctttttatttttatgaaggTTTGGTTTTGTATGTACCTAGTTCTCCTATGAGCCATTTGATTGAGGACTAACATTGATCAGTGATCACGATGCAGCGAAAATGCAGAAAGAGGCAAAAAGCTCCTATTTTGATATGCCAGCATTGGATGTTTCTGTTGCATTTCCTCAAGCAACTCCAGCCTCCAACTTTCCTAAATGCAGTAGGATCGAAACCTGATTCTATTTATATATTTACTTGCTCTGTTTTATCACTTGAATATACAAAGTCTCCACTCTTTTCAAGAATGTAATAAATTGCTTGATGTGCTTATTTGTATGCCATTGATTGAAGTCATTCAACATTTGGCCAGATTGTACTTCTACTAGTTTTTTATGGGTGTGCTATTTCTAAAAACAATTATGTGATAAGAGGAAAAAACTTTGTTGCTTTCTATCTTTGCCTCCTTATTTTGGGGGGTCATTGCGCTGACTGTGATGTGAACTTTACAGCTTCAGACTATTATCAGTTTGACGATCTGTTGACTCCTGAGGAGCAAGCCGTCAGAATGAAAGTGCGGGAATGCATGGAGAAAGAGGTTGCTCCTGTAATGACGAAGGTACTCCCTTTGTTCTCTGTATTTGTTTGATGTGCTAATATCTTTTTGGATTCCATTATCGCAATAATTGCTAATGTTGTGGGTAGAAAACAAAGATGTATCCTTAATGCTTCAAGTCTCACATCTTCTGAGCAAATCTTTTACTGCTATATATGCGCTTTAAAATGAACCCCTTTTTAATGTTTCTGAACAGTACTGGGAGAAGGCAGAGTTTccttttgaagtcattccgaagcTTGGCGCTTTGCACATTGCTGGCGGCACTATCAAGGTGTTTTAGAGCTTGACAAAAATCTATATTTATGACTTTGAGCGTCCATGAGGAATGTACTTACTTGTTGCTTCAGGGGTATGGTTGTCCAGGTTTCTCAATAACTGGAAGTGCCGTTTCTGCAGCAGAAGTTGCGCGAGTTGATGCAAGCTGCTCTACATTCATTTTGGTGCATTCATCTTTAGCAATGCTCACCATTGGTAAGTCTTGTTATTGTTTGAAAATTGCTGCTGTGTATCCTTTCTGCTTTGTAGACACGTTGTTTGTCGTAGAAGGTATAGCTCTATTTACCAGAGAGTAGTATTAGTCAACTGATCTTTTGGCAggagatattttttattttatagaatGAAATCATTCCATTACTACTAACTCAAGAAATAGACATCTCTGAGATATACAGTTTATGTCGATATGAGGTGAACTAATTATACCTTGTTGGTCTGTCAAGAATAGGGCTATGTGGGTCCGAAATGCAAAAGCAGAAGTACTTGCCGTCATTGGCTGAACTTAACTCTATAGCTTGTTGGGTAAGAAACTTTTGTTATGGTCATTTCTTCAGTATTTGTATCTGCAGTTACCAAACATAAGTTTGTAATCTCTGTTCTTTGAACTTAGGGGCTAACTGAGCCGGACAATGGAAGTGATGCAAGTGCTTTAGGGACAACTGCCAGAAAGGTCTAGATTCTGCATTTTAATTTCAATCTTCAGTTTCTATGCTGTTCTGAATTtgatttccttttttaatttagGAATAGGTTGCTAAATATTCTTCTGCAAATTCTGTTATCTTCCTGATTCTAAATGATAGGTTGAAGGAGGTTGGATCCTTGAAGGGCAAAAGCGTTGGATAGGAAATGCAACTTTTGCAGATATACTGGTTATTTTTGCTAGAAATACATCGACAAACCAGATAAACGGGTAAGTACCCACATACTGTTTCTATTGAATGTTAGTTTCGCTGGTAACTTAGGATCATACGAAATATCTCGTGGAATATGACTCTGCATCATAGTTATGAGAATAAAATGACTTTTGCTTTGGATTTCTCTTTGTCCCTTCACATGAAGGTAGACCTTCCCTTGCATCCTCCCTCTTGACCATTTTAGTTTGTTTCTCACTATTGGTTTTTGCCTTTGTCTCAGTTTCATAGTAAAGAAGGATGCTCCAGGATTGCAAGCTactaaaatagaaaacaaaattgGACTACGGATGGTTCAAAATGGAGACATTCTCTTAAAGAAAGTTTTTGTCCCTGATGAGGATAGACTACCTGGTGTCAATTCTTTCCAGGATACGAACAAGGTACGTAATATTGCTGGATATTTGTTCATTGATCAACCCTCAGCTAAAGAGTTTTCCTGCTGTGAGGAAAGAAAAAGACCAACAGAGTGAATTTACACCTTTCTTTCCAATTGAACAAAACAAcctgtaattttttaatttttgcttGATTGGCCTCTCTATTGCAATACATTTCACCATCTCCCTACCTTCAACAATAAAAAGTAGGAAAAGAATAAGGAGAATAGTGATGTTacaaatatcattttgttttatATGAATAACTTAATTCATTTGTATTGGTAATTGCACAATTGGTATCCTCGGAGTCCAGTTGAAGACCCTATTTCTCATGTCAAAGGACGTTGTACATGCCACAAATAGTGCACCTCAGCCTTGTTGCTAATTGTTTCATTATGTGTGTAGATTTTCATCTTCATCTGAACAGAAAATTGTATGTCTTTCAATTATGTTAGTGGAGTTTCTTGTACTTACGTATCAGAGTGCATCTCACCCCTCAGGAAAATGAagggaaaaaaataaagagaagaaaagaaacataaaaccggataaaaagggaaacaaatttTAAGGGATTATCTcatccttttaaaaaaatcatGCATTTCCTTCTTATGGTGGGATTAACAAAGCACCTCACAAATGCCACAGCATGTAACATACTACACGTCATGTACAGTGACTCTTCTTGCCATCTCATGATGCAGTTGATATGTAGGTGATTCCCCTTATATTTTTGGCAAAGTTTCTTAAATTCCATTTCGACTTTCTACTGCACAGAACAGAAGAACATTCTTGTCCTCTAATACTTGATTTCTCCATTTTACCTTGATAAACATGTTTTTACGAATACAGACTATGCCAAGTAGGCATGCCGAGTCTTATGGATGCTCCAAAATCTACATTAGGCTAAATCCTGAAGATACTTATGTAAAGCTCAAACCAGTACCAACCAAATATGTGTAAGACCTGATAACCTAGCCTTTCTCACATACACTCAAATCGCTTTTCTCCACCCTCTAGTTTTGCTCACATCTTggcttccttttttttaaaatgtgtTTTAGTCTACAGTAATtgtttattttaatattgttgGTTTGATATTGGCGATTGATTTAACTAGCTGATAGCTGTGTTATTGTTTCATTATCTTTCTCTTTCCTTGAACAGGTGCTTGCTGTATCACGTGTCATGGTTGCATGGCAGCCTATTGGCATTACAATGGGTGTTTATGATATGTGTCACAGGTAACAATAGATAAGCTCATCAGTTTTTGTTTATCATAAAATGGAAGTTGTTGTGGCATGCTTCATATCATGGACTTTGACCTAATTAATATTTAGTGAAGTAAGGAAGCTGAGTTTTGAGACTGGTATTCTGTGTTGTTCCGTAGTAGAAAAATAAGTACTTAGCCTTCCTCATTCAAGATTCCTTTGATCGACTCCTTTCTCCAGACAATTGCATATTGTAGTCTCACAGTATAACAGATGATTTGTCATGTAACTTTACTGATATTCATTGTTCTTTAACCGAGACAGTCTTATCAAAGTGTGTGACCATCTAAAAGCTTAAGATGATAGAGAAACACAGTCTTAATTACTTAATTGTATCTTCAACACGCTCCTTACGTGCGGGTTTGATTTTTTTCATGAGTCAAGCACGTGGAAATTCTTTTTGATAATAGATAGAGGTGAGACTCGAACCTAGGACC is a genomic window containing:
- the LOC107770800 gene encoding acyl-coenzyme A oxidase 4, peroxisomal isoform X2, translated to MQKEAKSSYFDMPALDVSVAFPQATPASNFPKSSDYYQFDDLLTPEEQAVRMKVRECMEKEVAPVMTKYWEKAEFPFEVIPKLGALHIAGGTIKGYGCPGFSITGSAVSAAEVARVDASCSTFILVHSSLAMLTIGLCGSEMQKQKYLPSLAELNSIACWGLTEPDNGSDASALGTTARKVEGGWILEGQKRWIGNATFADILVIFARNTSTNQINGFIVKKDAPGLQATKIENKIGLRMVQNGDILLKKVFVPDEDRLPGVNSFQDTNKVLAVSRVMVAWQPIGITMGVYDMCHRYLKERKQFGAPLAAFQINQQKLVQMLGNIQAMILVGWRLCKLYESGKMTPGHASLGKSWITLRARETVSLGRELLGGNGILAEFLVAKAFCDLEPIYTYEGTYDINTLVTGREITGLASFKPAPLRQKSRL
- the LOC107770800 gene encoding acyl-coenzyme A oxidase 4, peroxisomal isoform X1, coding for MQKEAKSSYFDMPALDVSVAFPQATPASNFPKCTSDYYQFDDLLTPEEQAVRMKVRECMEKEVAPVMTKYWEKAEFPFEVIPKLGALHIAGGTIKGYGCPGFSITGSAVSAAEVARVDASCSTFILVHSSLAMLTIGLCGSEMQKQKYLPSLAELNSIACWGLTEPDNGSDASALGTTARKVEGGWILEGQKRWIGNATFADILVIFARNTSTNQINGFIVKKDAPGLQATKIENKIGLRMVQNGDILLKKVFVPDEDRLPGVNSFQDTNKVLAVSRVMVAWQPIGITMGVYDMCHRYLKERKQFGAPLAAFQINQQKLVQMLGNIQAMILVGWRLCKLYESGKMTPGHASLGKSWITLRARETVSLGRELLGGNGILAEFLVAKAFCDLEPIYTYEGTYDINTLVTGREITGLASFKPAPLRQKSRL